From a single Oreochromis niloticus isolate F11D_XX linkage group LG3, O_niloticus_UMD_NMBU, whole genome shotgun sequence genomic region:
- the gabarapa gene encoding gamma-aminobutyric acid receptor-associated protein translates to MKFQYKEEHPFEKRRSEGEKIRKKYPDRVPVIVEKAPKARIGDLDKKKYLVPSDLTVGQFYFLIRKRIHLRAEDALFFFVNNVIPPTSATMGLLYQEHHEEDFFLYIAYSDESVYGDSQREI, encoded by the exons ATGAAGTTTCAGTACAAAGAAGAGCATCCCTTTGAGAAGAGGCGGTCCGAAGGCgagaaaataagaaagaagtATCCGGACAGGGTGCCA GTAATTGTGGAGAAAGCACCCAAAGCCAGAATAGGAGATCTGGACAAGAAGAAGTACCTTGTCCCCTCTGACCTGACGG TGGGACAGTTTTACTTCCTCATCCGGAAAAGAATCCACTTGCGAGCTGAGGATGCGCTCTTCTTCTTTGTAAACAACGTCATTCCACCCACCTCAGCTACCATGGGATTGTTGTACCAG GAGCATCATGAAGAGGACTTTTTCCTCTACATTGCCTACAGTGATGAGAGTGTGTATGGGGACAGCCAAAGGGAAATCTGA